From the Mycoplasmatota bacterium genome, one window contains:
- a CDS encoding metal-sensitive transcriptional regulator, producing MDNKKNILHRLSIIEGQIRGIKKMIEEDQQCKAIVTQVTAAKSAFENTLALILTQNLESCLAERLKNNKNVDSAIKEAIVMITKTI from the coding sequence ATGGATAATAAAAAAAATATATTACATCGTTTAAGTATTATAGAAGGGCAAATCAGAGGTATAAAAAAGATGATTGAAGAAGATCAACAATGCAAAGCAATTGTGACACAAGTCACTGCTGCTAAGTCAGCCTTTGAAAATACTTTAGCGTTAATTTTGACACAAAATCTAGAATCTTGTTTAGCAGAACGATTGAAAAATAATAAGAATGTAGATTCAGCCATTAAAGAAGCAATCGTCATGATTACAAAAACAATTTAA
- the hemZ gene encoding coproporphyrinogen dehydrogenase HemZ codes for MKFHIIGVPEKNIRIALLKLLKAFEPHHEIVSDKFDYMVYIATIIYEKEVKVFLKCDNVIIERTTEIISNVAYDKKYLILVVFYQLLVKLTNKKLSYGVLTGIRPTKLVHHYKKSFSDEIVLSILQNKYLISHEKAKLLLTVVNNQYHMIKDFEALTKDVSVYINIPFCLSRCSYCSFTSYPSDYKKVTRQEYLKTLFKEIEEIGHFLRMKKINITTIYIGGGTPTVLNDEELYDLLYKIESSLVDDLVLEYTLECGRPDTITKSKLEIINQFSVSRISINPQTFNENTLFAINRKHTIKDILDNYKQARALGMENINMDLIIGLPNENLDDYINSIDQTIQLLPESITIHYLARKKGSKLYNEEINNHTDDYFKLFAYAYEILKRENYNPYYLYRQKNISGNLENIGYCQKGYESLYNILMIEEAQTIIGLGCASSSKFLNHKIILNPKDLISYIKSHEIYLNKKIKGLEETLLKVEENNYE; via the coding sequence ATGAAATTTCATATTATTGGTGTTCCAGAAAAAAATATACGGATTGCTTTACTAAAATTACTGAAAGCTTTTGAACCTCATCATGAAATTGTGTCTGATAAGTTTGATTATATGGTATATATCGCTACAATTATTTATGAAAAAGAAGTGAAGGTTTTTCTAAAATGTGATAATGTAATTATAGAACGTACAACAGAAATCATAAGTAATGTAGCTTATGATAAGAAATATTTAATTTTGGTTGTATTTTATCAACTACTTGTTAAATTGACTAATAAAAAGTTAAGTTATGGTGTATTAACGGGAATTAGACCAACAAAACTAGTTCATCATTATAAAAAAAGTTTCTCTGATGAAATTGTTCTTTCGATTTTACAAAATAAATATCTTATATCTCATGAAAAGGCAAAATTACTTCTTACTGTTGTCAATAACCAATATCATATGATTAAAGATTTTGAGGCTTTAACTAAGGATGTTAGTGTTTATATTAATATTCCTTTTTGTTTATCAAGATGTAGCTATTGTTCTTTTACATCCTATCCAAGTGATTACAAAAAGGTAACACGACAAGAATATTTAAAAACATTATTTAAAGAAATTGAAGAAATTGGTCATTTTTTACGGATGAAGAAGATCAATATTACTACGATATATATTGGTGGAGGAACACCAACCGTTCTAAATGACGAGGAATTATATGATTTACTTTACAAAATAGAGTCATCTTTAGTAGATGATTTAGTTTTGGAATATACTTTAGAATGTGGTAGACCTGATACGATAACGAAGTCTAAATTAGAAATAATAAATCAATTTTCTGTTTCAAGGATTAGTATTAATCCACAAACATTTAATGAAAATACTTTATTTGCGATTAATAGAAAACATACTATAAAAGATATACTAGATAATTATAAACAAGCAAGAGCATTAGGAATGGAAAATATCAACATGGATTTAATTATTGGACTCCCAAATGAGAATTTAGATGATTATATAAATTCAATTGATCAAACCATTCAATTATTACCTGAATCAATTACCATTCATTATTTAGCAAGAAAAAAAGGGTCTAAATTATATAATGAAGAAATAAATAATCATACAGACGATTATTTTAAATTGTTTGCATATGCGTATGAGATACTTAAAAGAGAAAATTATAATCCATATTATTTATATCGTCAAAAAAATATTTCTGGTAATTTAGAAAATATAGGGTATTGTCAAAAAGGATATGAAAGTTTATATAATATTTTAATGATTGAAGAAGCCCAGACTATTATTGGCTTAGGATGTGCCTCATCAAGTAAATTTTTAAATCATAAAATAATATTAAATCCTAAAGATTTAATTAGTTATATAAAAAGTCATGAAATATACTTAAATAAAAAGATTAAAGGCTTAGAAGAAACATTATTGAAAGTGGAGGAAAATAATTATGAGTGA
- a CDS encoding HD domain-containing protein, with the protein MSDLFNLDDKKKICDVKNNEKISIYAKIENLNVQQAVNQTHFLSLMLIDETGYIYAKKWNIKEEEKKLFKTGQLVFITGIGNEYNNKTQLIIDEMRLIDENDKININEFYLSSPISKEKLRINITSYIEMINNKNLKPITSTLYYKYENQYLVFPAASKNHHAYISGLAHHVSTMLDLAKSIAMSYPNINLDLLYSGIILHDIGKVIELSDYLAPEYTTVGKLIGHINICFEEIRVIANDLNIKGEEVMLLQHMILSHHGLLEYGSPKRPLILEAEVLHLIDMIDSRMNMIDSELEEINNSDFTKRIYALDGRSFYKHNLS; encoded by the coding sequence ATGAGTGATTTGTTTAATTTGGATGATAAAAAAAAGATATGTGACGTTAAGAATAATGAAAAGATTTCAATATATGCGAAAATTGAAAATCTTAACGTTCAACAAGCAGTTAATCAAACCCATTTCTTAAGTTTGATGTTAATAGATGAAACTGGATATATATACGCTAAAAAATGGAATATCAAAGAAGAAGAAAAGAAGCTATTTAAAACTGGACAACTTGTTTTTATTACAGGTATTGGCAATGAATACAATAACAAAACACAATTAATCATTGATGAAATGCGTTTAATTGATGAAAATGATAAGATTAATATAAATGAGTTTTATCTATCATCGCCTATTTCAAAAGAGAAATTAAGAATTAACATCACTTCCTATATTGAAATGATTAATAATAAAAATTTAAAGCCGATAACTTCAACGCTTTATTATAAATATGAAAACCAATATTTAGTTTTTCCTGCTGCTTCAAAAAACCATCATGCTTATATTTCGGGACTTGCTCATCATGTTTCAACCATGCTAGATCTCGCAAAATCAATTGCAATGTCCTATCCTAACATTAATTTAGATTTACTTTATTCAGGGATTATACTACATGATATTGGGAAAGTGATAGAATTATCTGACTACTTAGCACCAGAGTATACAACCGTAGGAAAATTGATTGGGCATATTAATATTTGTTTTGAAGAGATTCGAGTAATCGCAAATGATTTAAATATTAAGGGTGAGGAAGTTATGCTTTTACAACATATGATCTTATCCCATCATGGTTTATTAGAGTATGGTTCTCCTAAACGTCCACTAATTTTAGAAGCAGAAGTACTTCATCTAATTGATATGATTGATTCAAGAATGAACATGATAGATTCTGAATTAGAAGAGATAAACAATAGTGATTTTACTAAAAGAATTTATGCCCTTGATGGACGTTCATTTTATAAACATAATTTATCATAA
- a CDS encoding peptidylprolyl isomerase, translating into MNWKQILYKGLPVFLIAAVVVIVAAIVSRPKPQPKVTDSEDTVLDFNKLDITKGELYDMMKKNYGLLVLMDKVDRDLLADYKDKVDTEALEDKISEDKAKGEEDFYQGMVYQGVISSKEDPDAEEKIKDFYILSFLQKAYAKELAENEIIDEESKTHAIKEAKDAYHEDLCIITLKYDSKNEADAIKDKLTQESNILQFFKDEYAKQHENDIDTDDETTVEEPPFITEPFNCEYDRVVYTNYSNTSAFRNFVFNDTISGESFGIGDYNRAPKYIPNDKTYYFVYKVSQPKYIENFRESEEFKQYILDKLVENKLTGTYISNEIKDLRDTINLKIYDTEIAKQYKANFDDKFKTDLKLLKIKNGEQILASYKIDGETKYVKADDLYNLMKTKYSIQLLLDKINNEALKSIKDIRLSKSEKDEFMSQIKDYKTKYLSQPSPYSWSDFIALQFGAFSEQQLADILAAPELIERYMFGYKDHKGVSVITEEEINEAYKEWFSIEASHILFTFDPEDEESKALALEKGKQVINGCTDNGEYRDGITEDTCYIFYDPEDPTNEELPFAGLDEIKASQYKSAFKALAKEYSQDPSAEKNSGELGYFGPGQMVEEFENAAKEIANRIEEGGVPFTLIPVESTIERPDGDTHGFHVIYVTGSKDKASIDEDEQATYEKYIADLDDVDVNINEEYTQSQITKFNAYKAFRETLEQSIKEEKQKPENENRILAELRDLKNIQFNDPEIQAIYENINTLQKAFDPEDEQ; encoded by the coding sequence ATGAATTGGAAACAAATTCTTTATAAAGGTTTACCTGTATTTTTAATTGCAGCTGTGGTTGTAATAGTAGCCGCAATTGTTAGTAGACCTAAACCACAACCTAAAGTAACAGATTCAGAGGATACAGTATTAGATTTTAATAAACTGGATATTACTAAAGGTGAATTATATGATATGATGAAAAAAAATTATGGTTTACTTGTTTTAATGGACAAGGTTGATAGAGATCTACTCGCTGATTATAAAGATAAAGTAGATACAGAAGCACTTGAGGATAAAATTTCAGAAGACAAAGCAAAAGGTGAAGAAGACTTTTATCAAGGTATGGTATACCAAGGTGTTATTTCATCTAAAGAAGACCCTGATGCTGAGGAAAAAATAAAAGATTTCTATATACTTAGTTTCTTACAAAAAGCTTATGCAAAAGAATTAGCAGAAAATGAAATAATTGATGAAGAATCAAAGACCCACGCTATAAAAGAAGCTAAAGATGCTTATCATGAAGATTTATGTATTATTACCTTAAAATATGATAGTAAAAATGAAGCAGATGCGATTAAAGACAAATTGACTCAAGAAAGCAATATACTACAATTTTTTAAAGATGAATATGCAAAACAACATGAAAATGATATAGATACTGATGATGAAACAACTGTAGAAGAACCTCCATTTATCACAGAACCATTTAACTGTGAATATGATCGTGTTGTTTATACAAATTATTCTAATACTTCAGCCTTCCGTAATTTCGTCTTTAATGATACAATAAGCGGTGAATCGTTTGGTATTGGAGATTATAATAGAGCACCAAAATATATTCCTAATGACAAAACTTACTATTTTGTATATAAAGTAAGTCAACCAAAATATATTGAAAACTTTAGAGAATCTGAAGAATTTAAACAATATATTTTAGATAAATTAGTTGAAAATAAATTAACTGGTACTTATATTTCAAATGAAATTAAAGACTTACGTGATACAATTAATTTAAAAATTTATGATACAGAGATAGCTAAACAATATAAAGCAAATTTTGATGATAAATTTAAAACGGATTTAAAATTATTAAAAATCAAAAATGGTGAACAGATCTTAGCATCTTATAAAATAGATGGTGAAACTAAATATGTTAAAGCTGATGATTTATATAATTTAATGAAAACAAAATATTCAATACAGTTATTATTAGATAAAATTAATAATGAAGCATTAAAATCAATTAAAGATATTCGGTTATCTAAATCTGAAAAAGATGAGTTTATGAGTCAAATTAAAGATTATAAAACAAAATATTTAAGCCAACCATCACCTTATAGTTGGTCTGACTTCATTGCCCTTCAGTTTGGTGCATTCAGTGAACAACAATTAGCTGATATCTTGGCAGCACCAGAATTAATCGAACGTTATATGTTTGGATATAAAGATCATAAAGGTGTTAGCGTTATAACAGAAGAAGAAATTAACGAAGCTTACAAAGAATGGTTTAGTATTGAAGCAAGTCATATCTTATTCACATTTGACCCAGAAGATGAAGAGTCAAAAGCATTAGCGCTTGAAAAAGGTAAACAAGTTATTAATGGTTGTACAGATAATGGGGAATATAGAGATGGAATAACTGAAGATACTTGTTATATCTTTTATGATCCTGAAGATCCTACAAACGAAGAGTTACCATTTGCAGGGTTAGATGAAATTAAAGCTTCTCAATATAAGAGTGCATTTAAAGCATTAGCGAAAGAATATAGTCAAGACCCAAGTGCTGAAAAAAACAGTGGTGAATTAGGATACTTTGGTCCAGGCCAAATGGTTGAGGAGTTTGAAAATGCTGCTAAAGAAATCGCTAACCGCATCGAAGAGGGTGGCGTACCATTCACATTAATTCCTGTTGAGTCTACCATTGAACGACCTGATGGAGATACTCATGGATTCCATGTTATTTATGTAACTGGAAGTAAAGATAAAGCTTCTATAGATGAAGATGAACAAGCAACATATGAAAAATATATCGCTGATTTAGATGATGTTGATGTTAATATTAATGAGGAATATACTCAATCACAAATTACTAAATTTAATGCTTATAAAGCATTTAGAGAGACTTTAGAACAATCAATAAAAGAAGAAAAGCAAAAGCCTGAGAATGAAAATAGAATCCTTGCTGAATTACGTGATTTAAAAAATATTCAATTTAACGATCCTGAAATTCAAGCAATCTATGAAAATATCAATACACTTCAAAAAGCTTTTGATCCTGAAGATGAACAATAA
- a CDS encoding Crp/Fnr family transcriptional regulator — MNKEYLKNFHALFYQDLLSIILQKKYPYSVRNFSKQQVIAFSDDCCSSIGIVLKGQIKIEQLHANGKRNIINTLNEYDIFGEILLFANEPTYPYEIIAVSNCEVLFITKPILLKIFKEDINILEKFLYHISNSYMNLNKYIKLITKKTIVCKLAYYLIYYAHITENNFTYEIDTKTHLAELIGVERQSLIRELNNLQKNNRLFYDRKHIYIKDFYYFKQLIE; from the coding sequence ATGAACAAAGAATACTTAAAAAACTTCCATGCACTTTTCTATCAAGACCTATTATCCATTATTCTTCAAAAAAAATATCCTTATTCAGTAAGAAACTTTAGCAAACAACAGGTCATTGCATTTAGTGATGATTGTTGTTCTTCTATTGGTATTGTCTTGAAAGGTCAAATTAAAATAGAACAATTACACGCAAATGGAAAAAGAAATATTATTAACACTTTAAATGAATATGATATCTTTGGAGAAATATTACTATTTGCAAATGAACCTACATATCCTTATGAGATAATTGCAGTAAGCAATTGTGAAGTTTTATTTATAACAAAACCAATTTTGCTTAAAATATTTAAAGAGGATATAAATATATTAGAAAAATTTTTATATCATATATCAAACAGTTATATGAATTTAAATAAGTATATAAAATTAATCACGAAAAAAACAATTGTTTGTAAATTGGCTTATTACCTTATCTATTATGCTCATATAACAGAAAATAATTTCACGTATGAAATTGACACTAAAACCCATTTAGCTGAATTAATTGGTGTTGAGAGACAATCATTAATTAGAGAATTAAATAATTTACAAAAAAATAATCGTTTATTTTATGACAGAAAACATATCTATATTAAAGATTTTTATTATTTTAAGCAATTAATTGAATAA
- a CDS encoding ABC transporter substrate-binding protein has product MKKNIFVLSFIFVLVILSGCAKESNEKVKVLIPAGAPTLGFVQMIHDDKEILDYDMTYESVSGPDLLVSAITSKSHQIVVAPTNIGAKLYGKSPDYVYAGTLTFGNLYLVSSEEMTIDDLENETIYAFGQGGTPEILLRKVLGDKNVDIQFLSSVNDVNGGFNAGNYKVVLLAEPILSVVKAKKDVYTVLDLQEEYQKLSGSSSYPQSGVFINKDFASKNEKFVEKFLEKLQSSVQYVNSEKESASDYYIEEELLPQLPKQVLINSIPGSHIEFLNSDDSKPLLEDYFNMILTFKKELIGGKLPNDDFYLG; this is encoded by the coding sequence ATGAAAAAAAATATTTTTGTGTTAAGTTTTATTTTTGTTTTAGTAATCTTATCTGGTTGTGCAAAAGAATCAAATGAAAAAGTAAAAGTGTTGATTCCTGCAGGGGCACCTACGTTAGGATTTGTACAAATGATTCATGATGATAAAGAAATTTTAGATTATGATATGACTTATGAGTCAGTTAGTGGACCAGACCTATTAGTGAGTGCAATTACAAGTAAATCACATCAAATAGTCGTTGCACCAACCAATATTGGTGCAAAATTATATGGGAAAAGTCCAGATTATGTTTACGCTGGAACGTTAACTTTTGGAAACTTATATTTAGTTAGTAGTGAAGAGATGACAATAGATGATTTAGAAAATGAAACAATTTATGCATTTGGTCAAGGCGGAACACCTGAGATTTTATTAAGAAAAGTATTAGGTGATAAAAATGTGGATATTCAATTTTTAAGTAGTGTCAATGATGTGAATGGTGGATTTAATGCTGGAAACTATAAAGTCGTTTTATTAGCTGAACCTATATTATCCGTTGTAAAAGCAAAGAAAGATGTTTATACAGTACTTGATTTACAAGAGGAGTATCAAAAATTAAGTGGTTCATCTTCTTACCCACAATCAGGTGTTTTTATCAACAAGGATTTTGCTTCTAAAAATGAAAAATTTGTTGAGAAATTTTTAGAAAAGTTACAAAGTAGCGTACAATATGTTAATTCTGAAAAAGAAAGCGCAAGTGATTATTATATTGAAGAAGAATTATTACCTCAACTACCAAAACAAGTACTTATTAATTCTATCCCAGGGTCTCATATTGAATTTTTAAATAGTGATGATTCTAAACCACTACTTGAGGACTATTTCAACATGATATTAACTTTCAAGAAAGAATTGATCGGTGGAAAATTACCAAATGATGATTTTTATTTAGGATAA
- a CDS encoding ABC transporter permease subunit, whose translation MKKLNWYYGLAIVILTVVYVILSEKVDNEMILPKLGLIFNYFKNLDFTVFVTHTGATVLKVVISYLLSLTLALLLAIIAYYRKFFRMINPYISILKTLPTISIILIALIWLGNEKSIYLIANLVILPILYETFFYHLKNIDPKLVDVSKIYQFNFRKKLRFLYYYPLLEGLMVSLKQTFGLCFKVIVMAEVIGQSQSGIGAQIQNEKVNLEMVGVFSWTIILIIFVLMIDFALDYIAKKIIRWKCYNEN comes from the coding sequence ATGAAAAAATTAAATTGGTATTATGGATTAGCAATAGTAATATTAACAGTGGTTTATGTTATTTTAAGTGAAAAAGTCGATAATGAAATGATTTTACCAAAATTAGGATTAATCTTTAACTATTTTAAAAACCTTGATTTTACAGTTTTCGTTACACATACAGGTGCTACGGTATTAAAAGTAGTTATTAGTTATCTTTTGAGTTTGACGTTAGCCTTGCTATTAGCGATTATCGCCTATTACCGAAAATTCTTTCGAATGATTAATCCCTACATAAGTATATTAAAGACATTACCCACGATATCAATTATATTAATCGCATTAATTTGGTTAGGAAATGAAAAATCAATCTATCTAATCGCTAATTTAGTAATTCTTCCCATCTTATATGAAACATTTTTTTATCATTTGAAAAATATAGATCCTAAATTAGTAGATGTGAGTAAAATATATCAATTTAATTTTAGAAAGAAACTAAGGTTTCTCTATTATTATCCTTTATTAGAAGGACTAATGGTATCGTTAAAACAAACTTTTGGATTATGTTTTAAAGTCATTGTGATGGCTGAAGTTATTGGACAATCTCAGAGTGGAATTGGTGCCCAAATTCAAAATGAAAAAGTGAATTTAGAAATGGTAGGGGTGTTTTCTTGGACCATTATATTGATAATATTTGTTTTAATGATAGATTTTGCTTTAGATTATATTGCGAAAAAAATCATAAGATGGAAGTGTTATAATGAAAATTAA
- a CDS encoding ABC transporter ATP-binding protein produces the protein MKINISKSYKDIIIFKNFEIELKDNLINVIIGPSGSGKTTLLRCIARLCEYEGRIESKVQSIGYVFQEDRLFPYLKVITNLLIVDKDIDKVETLLKQFNVYDLKDKYPHQLSGGEKQRISIIRAFLGEKELILMDEPFKSLDYHLKMNLVEMIYKIQKLTNKTIVLVTHDLDIALYLGDYIHVLSKKVTRLKETIFNPYVHQELDSQSVVLRNKLKHLIPFSNNELQE, from the coding sequence ATGAAAATTAATATCTCAAAATCATACAAAGATATAATAATCTTCAAAAACTTTGAAATCGAATTAAAAGACAATTTAATAAATGTTATAATAGGTCCATCCGGAAGTGGTAAAACAACTTTATTACGTTGTATTGCTCGCTTATGTGAGTATGAGGGAAGGATTGAATCAAAGGTCCAATCAATTGGTTATGTGTTTCAAGAAGACAGGTTATTCCCATATCTTAAAGTAATAACAAATTTATTAATTGTTGATAAAGACATTGATAAAGTGGAAACATTATTGAAACAATTTAATGTCTATGATTTAAAAGATAAGTATCCTCATCAATTAAGTGGTGGTGAAAAGCAAAGAATTTCTATTATTAGAGCATTCTTAGGTGAGAAAGAACTCATATTGATGGATGAACCGTTTAAATCACTTGATTACCATTTGAAAATGAATTTAGTTGAGATGATATATAAGATCCAAAAATTAACGAATAAAACAATCGTTTTAGTGACACATGACTTAGATATCGCTCTTTATTTAGGAGATTATATTCATGTGCTATCTAAAAAAGTCACTCGTTTAAAAGAGACCATTTTTAACCCCTATGTACATCAAGAATTAGATTCCCAAAGTGTAGTATTACGTAATAAATTAAAACATTTGATACCATTTTCTAATAATGAACTCCAAGAATGA
- a CDS encoding transcriptional regulator: MKIIDIVQLIEGKLLTFPNQNINEKEYLKAFACDLMSDCLAYVNVDNCLLITGLANQQALRTAEMLDIDCIIFARGKKLSKEMLELAKENNMTLIATQYTLFEVSGLLYQAGILALKI, from the coding sequence ATGAAAATAATAGATATTGTTCAATTAATAGAAGGAAAGTTACTTACCTTTCCTAATCAAAATATTAACGAAAAAGAATACTTAAAGGCTTTTGCTTGTGATTTAATGAGTGATTGTTTGGCCTATGTAAATGTTGACAATTGTTTGTTAATAACAGGCCTCGCAAATCAACAAGCATTAAGAACAGCTGAGATGTTAGATATTGATTGTATTATATTTGCACGAGGGAAGAAATTAAGTAAAGAGATGCTTGAATTAGCAAAAGAAAATAATATGACGTTAATTGCAACTCAATATACCTTATTTGAAGTGAGTGGTTTATTATATCAAGCAGGGATTCTTGCTTTAAAAATATAG
- a CDS encoding ATP-binding protein, translating into MNIKFEFDIYHDDYQRAGSASSEIKKYLAQIGLSPKLIRKIVISSYEAEMNVVIHSFGGKLKIEIEDNHISLTSVDTGPGIENIDLALTEGYSTASQKVREMGFGAGMGLPNMKKNSDTFEIESSPKGSIVKLSWVIV; encoded by the coding sequence ATGAATATTAAGTTTGAATTTGATATTTATCATGATGATTATCAAAGAGCAGGAAGTGCTTCTAGTGAAATTAAGAAGTATTTAGCACAGATAGGACTTTCTCCTAAATTAATACGAAAAATTGTGATTAGTTCCTATGAAGCTGAAATGAATGTGGTTATTCACTCTTTTGGAGGGAAATTGAAAATAGAAATTGAGGATAATCATATTAGTTTAACATCAGTAGATACAGGTCCAGGAATTGAGAATATAGATTTAGCTTTAACAGAAGGTTATTCAACAGCTTCTCAAAAAGTGAGAGAAATGGGATTTGGGGCTGGAATGGGATTACCTAATATGAAAAAAAACAGTGATACTTTTGAGATTGAGTCAAGTCCCAAAGGATCAATTGTTAAATTATCTTGGGTGATAGTATGA
- a CDS encoding 4Fe-4S dicluster domain-containing protein: protein MKHIVDIHVDRCIGCTRCMRACPTEAIRIKNGKAHLLNERCIFCGNCIINCHKSAYKVSGDSFANLNKHKISIVILPISIFGMVTSMEELGGIYQILYNYGFDEVYDLSLVTALLKEKINEFLKRDDKTYILSQCPSVIRLIQLKYPSLLPNLLPFDFPFEIGAKLVRKIASEKYQVKEEDIGISYVSECLSNFIAIKEQLGKSQSSIDNVFLLNDLFRNSIESKDMEIQVAKKGVQFAKVGTFDCMTSLHKVISVDGIKQVDEVLEKVYLNKLTNIKLIEAYSCIGGCVGGNFTLENTYVSKWKINQFCDKIDDGSSDKLVKRYRGLLKDQEWFFENALKPQAPYKLSDDLNQSIIKMNKINEILKQLPNIDCCACGSPSCRALAEDVVNQVKTINDCCMLKKEE from the coding sequence ATGAAACATATTGTTGATATTCATGTTGATAGATGTATTGGATGTACTAGATGCATGAGAGCATGTCCAACAGAAGCGATACGAATTAAAAATGGAAAAGCACATCTTTTAAATGAAAGGTGCATTTTTTGTGGAAATTGTATTATAAATTGCCACAAAAGCGCTTACAAGGTATCCGGTGATAGTTTTGCGAATTTAAATAAACATAAGATAAGTATTGTAATTCTTCCAATATCAATTTTTGGTATGGTGACATCTATGGAAGAATTAGGTGGGATATATCAGATTTTATATAATTATGGATTTGATGAAGTATATGATTTATCACTTGTAACAGCACTTTTAAAAGAAAAAATTAACGAATTTCTAAAGCGAGATGATAAAACTTATATCTTGTCTCAGTGTCCATCCGTTATTAGATTAATCCAATTAAAATATCCATCGTTATTACCTAATCTATTGCCTTTTGATTTTCCATTTGAAATTGGTGCCAAATTGGTTCGGAAAATTGCGAGTGAAAAGTATCAAGTGAAAGAAGAAGATATTGGTATTAGTTATGTCAGTGAATGTTTATCTAATTTTATAGCGATTAAAGAACAATTAGGAAAAAGTCAATCAAGTATAGATAATGTTTTCTTGTTAAATGATTTATTTAGAAACAGTATTGAATCAAAAGATATGGAGATTCAAGTGGCTAAAAAAGGGGTTCAATTTGCTAAAGTAGGAACCTTTGATTGTATGACAAGTCTTCATAAAGTAATATCAGTTGATGGAATCAAACAGGTTGATGAAGTATTGGAAAAAGTCTATTTAAATAAACTAACGAATATTAAGTTGATTGAGGCTTATTCTTGTATTGGAGGCTGTGTTGGTGGTAACTTCACTTTAGAAAATACTTATGTCTCTAAATGGAAAATTAATCAATTTTGTGACAAGATTGATGATGGTTCAAGTGATAAATTGGTAAAGAGATATCGAGGATTATTAAAAGATCAAGAATGGTTTTTCGAAAATGCATTAAAACCTCAAGCACCATATAAATTAAGTGATGATTTAAATCAATCAATAATAAAAATGAATAAAATTAATGAAATATTAAAACAGTTACCAAATATTGATTGTTGCGCATGTGGTTCTCCATCTTGTCGTGCTTTGGCAGAAGATGTGGTGAATCAAGTGAAAACAATTAATGATTGTTGCATGTTAAAAAAGGAGGAATAA
- a CDS encoding AraC family transcriptional regulator: protein MKVLHLLQDKSFQLVTGKDLDNEINGIYSGDLLSWVMSHAKAQDAWCTVLTHVNIVAIASLVQLSCIIICENAQIDVDTIEKAKQENIIIIKTKLNSVEVMKKLMTTHA from the coding sequence ATGAAGGTTCTTCATTTACTTCAAGATAAGTCATTTCAACTTGTTACAGGAAAAGATTTGGATAACGAAATTAATGGGATTTATAGTGGAGATTTACTAAGTTGGGTGATGAGTCATGCAAAAGCACAAGATGCTTGGTGTACTGTATTGACACATGTTAATATTGTTGCTATCGCCTCATTAGTCCAATTATCATGCATTATCATTTGTGAAAATGCACAAATCGACGTGGATACAATTGAAAAAGCAAAACAAGAAAATATTATAATAATTAAAACAAAGTTAAATAGTGTTGAAGTGATGAAAAAGTTGATGACAACTCATGCATAA